The Vespa velutina chromosome 4, iVesVel2.1, whole genome shotgun sequence genome has a window encoding:
- the LOC124948790 gene encoding F-box/LRR-repeat protein 14-like produces MEESQLLMTELPALTPSRGTTLLHRPGHFYHLHQPHLAIPSAQSQTSQAILHNSSSAPHYNSGATSLPAYVQGISSRQLPHVPRNVASASTHISSLYPEILALIFSYLDVRDKGRAAQVCTAWRDAAYYRSVWRGVEARLHLRKQAPALFASLVRRGVKKVQVLSLRRGLSDVLKGVPNLEALNLSGCYNITDSGLTNAFCQEYPALTELNLSLCKQVTDASLGRIAQYLKNLEHLELGGCCNITNTGLLLIAWGLKRLRRLDLRSCWHVSDQGIAHLAGLNRETADGNLALEHLSLQDCQRLSDEALRHVSIGLTTLKSINLSFCVCITDSGVKHLARMSSLRELNLRSCDNISDIGMAYLAEGGSRISSLDVSFCDKIGDQALVHISQGLFNLKSLSLSACQISDEGICKIAKTLHDLETLNIGQCSRLTDKGLHTIAESMKHLKCIDLYGCTRITTNGLERIMKLPQLSTLNLGLWHVR; encoded by the coding sequence CAGCCGCACTTGGCGATACCGAGCGCTCAGAGCCAAACGAGCCAGGCGATACTCCATAACTCGTCGAGCGCGCCGCATTACAATAGCGGGGCGACCAGTTTGCCGGCGTACGTTCAAGGTATATCCTCGAGACAGCTGCCTCACGTACCGCGTAACGTCGCCTCGGCCAGCACGCATATATCCTCCCTCTATCCGGAGATATTGGCGTTGATCTTTAGTTACTTGGATGTTAGGGACAAGGGTAGGGCGGCACAGGTGTGCACCGCATGGAGAGACGCCGCTTATTACCGATCGGTCTGGCGAGGGGTCGAGGCTAGGTTACACCTGAGGAAACAGGCACCGGCGTTGTTCGCCAGCCTTGTAAGGAGAGGAGTTAAAAAGGTACAAGTGTTGTCCTTGAGGAGAGGCCTCAGCGACGTATTGAAGGGCGTACCAAATCTCGAGGCGCTCAATCTATCCGGTTGTTACAACATCACCGATTCCGGCCTGACCAATGCCTTCTGCCAAGAATATCCGGCATTGACCGAACTCAATCTTTCCCTCTGCAAGCAGGTGACCGACGCGTCCCTCGGCAGGATAGCCCAATACCTTAAGAATCTCGAACACTTGGAGCTCGGCGGTTGTTGCAACATAACCAATACCGGTCTGCTCCTGATCGCGTGGGGTCTTAAGAGATTGAGAAGGCTAGATTTGCGAAGCTGCTGGCACGTGTCCGATCAAGGTATCGCCCATTTGGCCGGACTCAATAGGGAAACGGCCGACGGGAATCTCGCGTTGGAACACCTAAGTCTCCAGGATTGTCAGAGGCTCAGCGACGAGGCGCTCAGGCACGTATCGATCGGCTTGACCACCCTCAAGTCGATAAATCTCTCCTTTTGCGTCTGCATCACCGATTCCGGGGTGAAGCATCTAGCGAGAATGTCGAGCCTACGTGAACTCAATCTTAGATCCTGCGACAACATCTCGGACATCGGTATGGCCTATCTCGCCGAAGGTGGAAGTAGGATATCGTCCTTGGACGTATCGTTTTGCGACAAAATCGGCGATCAAGCACTCGTACATATTTCCCAGGGTCTCTTCAATCTAAAATCCCTATCGTTATCCGCTTGTCAGATTAGCGACGAGGGTATATGCAAGATCGCGAAGACTCTACACGACCTAGAGACTTTGAATATCGGTCAGTGTAGTAGGTTGACGGACAAGGGACTTCATACCATCGCCGAGAGCATGAAGCACCTTAAGTGCATCGATCTCTACGGATGCACGAGGATAACGACCAATGGCCTGGAGAGGATTATGAAACTACCGCAGCTGAGTACCTTGAATCTTGGTCTCTGGCACGTGCGGTGA